A window from Theobroma cacao cultivar B97-61/B2 chromosome 3, Criollo_cocoa_genome_V2, whole genome shotgun sequence encodes these proteins:
- the LOC18606326 gene encoding 21 kDa protein, whose translation MASSCFSIAAILILILFTTHLNFCIAARKILSSETDTEFIKTSCGATSYPDLCFTTFSSYASEIQASPKILASKSLSLTLNTTLSASKFLTELSKSQALEPREAAALQDCVEEISDSVDELKRSIGEMDEIEGKSFAFRMSDIETWVSAALTDEDTCTDGFSENATDGDVKATVRSQIEKVAHMTSIALAFVNRYAGTKN comes from the coding sequence atggcAAGTTCATGCTTTTCAATAGCAGCCATTCTCATCCTCATCCTGTTTACAACTCACCTAAACTTTTGCATAGCAGCTAGAAAAATTCTGAGCTCTGAAACAGATACagagttcataaaaacttcGTGCGGTGCCACAAGCTACCCTGACTTGTGTTTCACCACCTTTTCTAGCTATGCAAGCGAAATCCAAGCCAGCCCCAAAATATTAGCCAGCAAGTCCCTCTCCTTGACACTTAACACCACGCTTTCTGCTTCGAAATTCCTTACAGAACTCAGCAAAAGCCAGGCCTTGGAGCCCCGAGAGGCTGCAGCTCTTCAGGATTGTGTGGAAGAAATAAGTGATTCAGTTGATGAACTCAAAAGGTCTATTGGTGAAATGGATGAAATTGAAGGCAAAAGCTTTGCTTTCCGAATGAGTGATATAGAAACATGGGTGAGTGCAGCTTTGACTGACGAAGATACCTGCACGGATGGCTTCTCTGAGAATGCCACAGATGGAGATGTCAAAGCCACTGTAAGAAGCCAAATTGAGAAAGTTGCACACATGACAAGCATTGCCCTGGCCTTTGTCAACCGCTATGCTGGCACCAAAAATTAA
- the LOC18606328 gene encoding 21 kDa protein has protein sequence MAAGSYFSVAALVILIQLTINLNLCLAAAPIHPSGRNTRFIRTSCRATLYPNLCFTTFSRYTTRIRGSPRLLASTALSMAFNTTRSTTKAFINLSKHRGLERSEAAALRDCVEQLGDSVDELKDSISAMSPPQRGDDFRSRMSDLQTWVSAALTNDDTCMGGFPRKAMKRDFKTVRSQVVKVAHLTSIALAFVNRYAAATH, from the coding sequence ATGGCAGCTGGTTCATACTTTTCAGTAGCTGCTCTTGTCATCCTCATTCAGCTCACTATTAATCTGAACTTATGCTTAGCAGCTGCACCAATTCATCCTAGTGGAAGAAACACCCGATTTATCAGGACCTCTTGCCGTGCCACTCTTTATCCAAACTTGTGTTTCACCACCTTCTCTAGATATACAACCAGAATCCGAGGTAGCCCCAGGTTGTTAGCCTCCACTGCCCTCTCTATGGCATTTAACACCACTCGTTCTACTACGAAAGCATTTATAAATCTATCCAAACACCGCGGCCTAGAGCGCAGTGAGGCTGCAGCCCTGCGTGATTGCGTGGAACAATTAGGGGACTCTGTCGATGAGCTGAAAGACTCTATTAGTGCAATGAGTCCGCCTCAACGAGGCGACGATTTTCGTAGTCGAATGAGTGATTTACAAACATGGGTGAGTGCAGCTTTGACTAATGATGATACCTGCATGGGTGGCTTCCCCAGGAAAGCCATGAAACGAGATTTCAAGACAGTGAGGAGTCAAGTAGTAAAGGTTGCACATTTGACGAGCATTGCTTTGGCTTTTGTCAACCGCTATGCTGCTGCCACTCATTAA